A part of Homoserinibacter sp. YIM 151385 genomic DNA contains:
- a CDS encoding YlbL family protein — protein sequence MTLFERAAEPETGPAGDPDAGRRDLDRREARRMAVGWSLLGLGVVGTLVLGFMPAPYVIERPGPVFDTLGEVTAGGEEVPLIDIPGEQTYETSGTLDLLTVNILGSRENPPSWLEIASSWFDPARAVVAVETVFPEGVTEEQSTEQSAVEMRNSQQEAVAAALRELDYEYTGIVRVAGIVEDTPAVGLLEPDDEILSVGGTPIEDVTRLRELIAESGAGTPLVLGIRRDGRERELEITPVASDDDGRTPVIGVYTAADYDFPVDVRIQLEDVGGPSAGMMFALGIIDKLTPGEMTGGESIAGTGTIAADGTVGPIGGIRQKMHGARDAGADWFLAPAANCDEVVGAVPDGIRVFAVETLDDAIAAVEAVASGKGLDALPSCGAG from the coding sequence GTGACCCTGTTCGAGCGCGCCGCCGAGCCCGAGACCGGGCCCGCCGGCGATCCCGATGCCGGGCGGCGCGACCTCGACCGCCGGGAGGCTCGCCGGATGGCCGTCGGCTGGTCGCTGCTCGGCCTCGGCGTCGTCGGCACGCTCGTGCTCGGCTTCATGCCGGCGCCGTACGTCATCGAGCGGCCGGGGCCGGTGTTCGACACCCTCGGGGAGGTGACGGCGGGCGGCGAGGAGGTGCCGCTCATCGACATCCCCGGCGAGCAGACCTACGAGACGAGCGGCACGCTCGATCTCCTCACGGTCAACATCCTCGGCTCGCGCGAGAACCCGCCCAGCTGGCTCGAGATCGCGAGCTCCTGGTTCGACCCGGCGCGCGCCGTCGTCGCGGTCGAGACCGTCTTCCCGGAGGGCGTCACCGAGGAGCAGTCGACCGAGCAGAGCGCCGTCGAGATGCGGAACTCGCAGCAGGAGGCGGTCGCCGCCGCCCTGCGCGAGCTCGACTACGAGTACACGGGCATCGTGCGCGTCGCGGGCATCGTCGAGGACACGCCCGCGGTGGGGCTCCTCGAGCCGGACGACGAGATCCTCTCGGTCGGCGGCACCCCGATCGAGGATGTGACGCGGCTCCGCGAGCTCATCGCCGAGTCCGGCGCCGGCACACCGCTCGTGCTCGGCATCCGCCGCGACGGCCGCGAGCGGGAGCTGGAGATCACCCCGGTCGCGAGCGACGACGACGGGCGGACCCCGGTGATCGGGGTCTACACGGCGGCCGACTACGACTTCCCCGTCGACGTCCGCATCCAGCTCGAGGACGTCGGCGGCCCGAGCGCCGGCATGATGTTCGCGCTCGGGATCATCGACAAGCTCACCCCCGGCGAGATGACGGGCGGCGAGTCGATCGCGGGCACCGGGACGATCGCCGCGGACGGCACCGTCGGCCCGATCGGCGGCATCCGCCAGAAGATGCACGGCGCGCGGGACGCGGGGGCCGACTGGTTCCTCGCGCCGGCCGCGAACTGCGACGAGGTCGTCGGGGCGGTGCCCGACGGCATCCGGGTCTTCGCGGTCGAGACGCTCGACGACGCCATCGCGGCCGTCGAGGCGGTCGCCTCGGGGAAGGGGCTCGACGCCCTCCCGAGCTGCGGCGCCGGCTGA
- a CDS encoding UPF0182 family membrane protein, with protein sequence MTSTSPTPARNRTRATFAISAAILAVVVILFFTFASLYTDVLWFDQLGFLPVLTTQWIALAVMFLVGFAGMAVPVWLSIEIAFRARPVYAKLNSQLDRYQQVIEPLRRLAMYGIPIVLGLFMGVSTATRWPVVMQWLNKTPFGTADPQFGLDISFYVYDLPFLRGLVAYASAVVLIAGLAAAATIYLYGGVRVSQRDVRVTKPARIQLAVMAAIYLLLQAVSIYLDQFATLTEVGDRITGAAYTAVNAVIPGRLILACAAALVAVLCIVTAVIGRWRLPVIGTALLIVSGLIIGTAYPAIIQRFQVEPSARSLEAEYIDRAITATRDAYDVAEVEEVPYEATVDTEAGALRDDAATTANIRILDPALVTRTFAQLQRVVQYYSFPDHLDVDRYDIDGETQDTVISVRELNQAGQSSRGWVNDTLVYTHGYGVVAAFGNQRSEDGQPVFLQGGIPTNGALGEFEPRVYFGESSPDYSIVGSKDSSGGDIEIDYPSGGGEDEGSAARTTFDGDGGPKLDNVFKRLIYALKFQSEQVVLSDDVTDESQVLYERDPIQRVQKLAPYLTLDSDAYPAVVDGRIQWIVDGYTTSSNYPYSSIQQLSSTITDTYTPEPQYALDDVNYIRNSVKATVDAYDGSVKLYAWDDEDPILKTWQKVFPGGAEIVSRDEMSEDLLAHVRYPADLFKMQRSILETYHVTNAGTFFSGNDAWSTPTDPTQSSADQDRQGAVAQPPYYLTMQTPGTDEPAFTLYSTFIPRTGQSASQSVMRGYLTANADPGDDYGKLTLLKVSGQIAGPGQAQNQFTSDTDVAGQLNILERGGTTVVRGNLLTLPVGGGFLYVQPVYVQSTGETSFPLLRRVLVSFGEDVAFEDTLDLALDTLFGGDSGASAGDGDVEPGDTPAEPGDGDGDGGETPAEPGDGSGGSNTELDAALQEYREALQAREQAYADGDLVAAAQADERMQRAIERAIAASEG encoded by the coding sequence GTGACGTCCACCTCACCCACCCCCGCGCGCAACCGGACGAGGGCGACCTTCGCCATCTCCGCTGCGATCCTCGCCGTGGTGGTGATCCTCTTCTTCACCTTCGCGAGCCTGTACACGGATGTGCTCTGGTTCGACCAGCTCGGCTTCCTCCCCGTGCTCACGACCCAGTGGATCGCGCTCGCGGTCATGTTCCTCGTCGGCTTCGCCGGCATGGCGGTGCCGGTCTGGCTCAGCATCGAGATCGCCTTCCGCGCGCGGCCCGTCTACGCGAAGCTCAACTCGCAGCTCGACCGCTACCAGCAGGTGATCGAGCCGCTCCGCCGGCTCGCGATGTACGGCATCCCCATCGTCCTCGGCCTGTTCATGGGCGTCTCGACCGCGACCCGCTGGCCGGTCGTCATGCAGTGGCTCAACAAGACGCCCTTCGGCACCGCCGACCCGCAGTTCGGGCTCGACATCTCGTTCTACGTCTACGACCTGCCCTTCCTCCGCGGCCTCGTCGCCTACGCCTCGGCCGTGGTCCTCATCGCGGGCCTCGCGGCGGCCGCGACGATCTACCTCTACGGCGGGGTCCGGGTCAGCCAGCGCGACGTCCGCGTGACGAAGCCGGCCCGCATCCAGCTCGCCGTCATGGCCGCGATCTACCTGCTGCTGCAGGCCGTGAGCATCTACCTCGACCAGTTCGCGACCCTCACCGAGGTCGGCGACCGGATCACGGGCGCCGCCTACACGGCCGTCAACGCCGTCATCCCGGGGCGCCTCATCCTCGCCTGCGCCGCCGCGCTGGTCGCGGTGCTCTGCATCGTGACCGCGGTCATCGGCCGCTGGCGCCTGCCGGTGATCGGCACCGCGCTGCTCATCGTCTCGGGGCTCATCATCGGCACCGCCTACCCCGCGATCATCCAGCGCTTCCAGGTGGAGCCGAGCGCCCGCAGCCTCGAGGCCGAGTACATCGACCGGGCGATCACGGCGACGAGGGATGCCTACGACGTCGCCGAGGTCGAGGAGGTCCCGTACGAGGCCACCGTCGACACCGAGGCCGGCGCGCTCCGCGACGACGCCGCGACCACGGCGAACATCCGCATCCTCGACCCGGCGCTCGTGACGCGGACCTTCGCGCAGCTGCAGCGCGTCGTCCAGTACTACTCCTTCCCCGACCATCTCGACGTCGACCGCTACGACATCGACGGCGAGACGCAGGACACCGTCATCTCGGTCCGCGAGCTCAACCAGGCGGGCCAGAGCTCGCGCGGCTGGGTCAACGACACGCTCGTCTACACCCACGGCTACGGCGTCGTCGCGGCCTTCGGCAACCAGCGCTCGGAGGACGGCCAGCCCGTGTTCCTCCAGGGCGGCATCCCCACGAACGGCGCGCTCGGCGAGTTCGAGCCGCGCGTGTACTTCGGCGAGAGCTCGCCCGACTACTCGATCGTCGGCTCGAAGGACTCCTCGGGCGGCGACATCGAGATCGACTACCCGAGCGGCGGCGGCGAGGACGAGGGCTCGGCCGCCCGCACGACCTTCGACGGCGACGGCGGGCCGAAGCTCGACAACGTCTTCAAGCGGCTCATCTACGCGCTCAAGTTCCAGTCCGAGCAGGTCGTGCTCTCGGACGACGTGACGGACGAGTCGCAGGTGCTCTACGAGCGCGACCCGATCCAGCGCGTCCAGAAGCTCGCGCCGTATCTCACCCTCGACAGCGACGCCTACCCGGCGGTCGTCGACGGGCGCATCCAGTGGATCGTCGACGGCTACACGACGAGCTCGAACTACCCGTACTCGTCGATCCAGCAGCTCTCCTCGACCATCACCGACACCTACACGCCCGAGCCGCAGTACGCGCTCGACGACGTCAACTACATCCGCAACTCGGTCAAGGCCACCGTCGACGCCTACGACGGCTCGGTGAAGCTGTACGCCTGGGACGACGAGGACCCCATCCTCAAGACCTGGCAGAAGGTCTTCCCGGGGGGCGCCGAGATCGTCTCGCGCGACGAGATGAGCGAGGACCTGCTCGCCCACGTCCGCTACCCGGCGGATCTGTTCAAGATGCAGCGCTCGATCCTCGAGACGTACCACGTCACGAACGCGGGCACCTTCTTCTCGGGCAACGACGCGTGGTCGACCCCGACGGATCCGACGCAGTCCTCGGCCGACCAGGACCGACAGGGCGCGGTGGCGCAGCCGCCGTACTACCTGACGATGCAGACGCCGGGCACGGACGAGCCGGCGTTCACGCTGTACTCGACCTTCATCCCGCGCACGGGCCAGTCGGCATCCCAGAGTGTCATGCGCGGATACCTGACGGCGAACGCGGATCCGGGCGACGACTACGGCAAGCTGACGCTGCTCAAGGTCTCCGGCCAGATCGCCGGGCCGGGGCAGGCGCAGAACCAGTTCACCTCGGACACGGACGTCGCCGGCCAGCTCAACATCCTGGAGCGCGGCGGGACGACGGTCGTGCGCGGCAACCTGCTGACGCTGCCCGTCGGCGGCGGCTTCCTCTACGTGCAGCCGGTCTACGTCCAGTCGACGGGTGAGACGAGCTTCCCGCTGCTGCGGCGCGTGCTCGTGTCCTTCGGCGAGGACGTCGCCTTCGAGGACACCCTCGATCTGGCGCTCGACACGCTGTTCGGCGGCGACTCGGGTGCCTCCGCGGGCGACGGCGATGTCGAGCCGGGCGACACGCCCGCCGAGCCCGGCGACGGCGACGGCGACGGCGGGGAGACCCCGGCCGAGCCCGGCGACGGCTCGGGCGGCTCGAACACCGAGCTCGACGCGGCGCTCCAGGAGTACCGCGAGGCGCTCCAGGCGCGCGAGCAGGCCTACGCCGACGGCGACCTCGTCGCGGCGGCGCAGGCCGACGAGCGGATGCAGCGCGCCATCGAGCGGGCGATCGCGGCGAGCGAGGGCTGA
- a CDS encoding dTDP-4-dehydrorhamnose 3,5-epimerase family protein: protein MTTTFTEFELAETAIDGLLVLRAFQAADERGTVRELFRISRAEGIPGMPAAWSQLNLTSSVRGAVRGLHGEAMTKLVTVAAGRAFGAYVDARPDSATRGEVVTVDLEPGVQVLVPAGVCNGFQALAEEPTEYLYCFDEEWRPGMPGVAVSPLDPELGIDWPIPIDPEDRAMLSAKDAAAPRLAELGGGA from the coding sequence GTGACGACGACCTTCACCGAGTTCGAGCTCGCCGAGACCGCGATCGACGGCCTCCTCGTCCTCCGTGCCTTCCAGGCCGCCGACGAGCGCGGCACCGTCCGCGAGCTGTTCCGCATCTCACGGGCCGAGGGGATCCCGGGGATGCCGGCCGCCTGGTCCCAGCTCAACCTCACCTCCTCCGTCCGCGGGGCGGTGCGCGGCCTCCACGGCGAGGCCATGACGAAGCTCGTCACGGTCGCCGCGGGCCGCGCCTTCGGGGCCTACGTCGACGCGCGCCCCGACTCCGCGACGCGCGGCGAGGTCGTCACGGTCGACCTCGAGCCGGGCGTGCAGGTGCTCGTGCCGGCGGGGGTCTGCAACGGGTTCCAGGCGCTCGCGGAGGAGCCGACCGAGTACCTCTACTGCTTCGACGAGGAGTGGCGCCCCGGGATGCCGGGCGTCGCCGTCTCGCCGCTCGACCCCGAGCTCGGCATCGACTGGCCGATCCCGATCGACCCCGAGGACCGCGCGATGCTGTCGGCGAAGGATGCCGCCGCGCCGCGGCTCGCGGAGCTCGGAGGCGGCGCATGA
- a CDS encoding carbon-nitrogen hydrolase family protein — MSGASASLAVAVLQYAPGPDREQNLAVIARLAERAAARGAELVVAPEYATFFTSKPGPELVAAAEPLDGPSVVALSALADRLGIHLVAGIVEATGETGRAANTVVAVAPGEGLVASYRKLHLYDAFGDRESDWLVPGEISDPCVIEVRGIRVGIQTCYDLRFPEVTRRLADAGAELVLVPSEWVRGPLKEHHWRTLVTARALENTLYVAAPDHAPPVGAGSSLIVDPMGTALASLGEHREEVAVATVERSRVEEVRERNPALRLRRFRVVPVDPA, encoded by the coding sequence ATGAGCGGCGCGAGCGCCTCCCTCGCCGTCGCCGTCCTGCAGTACGCCCCCGGCCCCGATCGCGAGCAGAACCTCGCCGTCATCGCCCGCCTCGCGGAGCGGGCGGCCGCGCGCGGCGCGGAGCTCGTCGTGGCGCCCGAGTACGCGACCTTCTTCACGTCGAAGCCGGGGCCGGAGCTCGTCGCGGCGGCGGAGCCGCTCGACGGTCCCTCGGTCGTCGCGCTCTCGGCGCTCGCCGACCGTCTCGGCATCCACCTCGTCGCCGGCATCGTCGAGGCGACGGGGGAGACCGGCCGCGCCGCGAACACCGTGGTCGCCGTCGCGCCGGGCGAGGGGCTCGTGGCCTCGTACCGCAAGCTCCACCTCTACGACGCCTTCGGCGACCGCGAGAGCGACTGGCTCGTGCCGGGCGAGATCTCGGACCCCTGCGTGATCGAGGTCCGCGGCATCCGCGTCGGCATCCAGACCTGCTACGACCTGCGCTTCCCGGAGGTCACCCGCCGACTCGCGGATGCCGGGGCCGAGCTCGTGCTCGTGCCGAGCGAGTGGGTGCGCGGCCCGCTCAAGGAGCACCACTGGCGGACGCTCGTGACGGCGCGCGCGCTCGAGAACACGCTCTACGTCGCGGCGCCCGACCACGCGCCGCCGGTGGGCGCGGGCTCGAGCCTCATCGTCGACCCGATGGGCACCGCGCTCGCGTCGCTCGGCGAGCACCGCGAGGAGGTCGCGGTCGCGACCGTCGAGCGGTCGCGCGTCGAGGAGGTCCGGGAGCGCAACCCGGCACTGCGGCTGCGCCGCTTCCGGGTCGTCCCGGTCGACCCGGCCTGA
- a CDS encoding TetR/AcrR family transcriptional regulator produces MHQASPDHAAILDAAADVVVNDGMESVTLGVIAHRAGIDVDQLLERFGSIEQLLVAMLNREYAEMYTGIVDNIDRDPRGGLLSRIYFYTLTGVYERPLARALYVTDPAALNRIMRTVHGLQYLPNTGIRSDFVERMIEAGMARNVDARTVSAMMTTVSAGLAITSPTEDFDLVAKGIEYVLSQLVDAEVEDTQPGKIVFFEYATALASNRI; encoded by the coding sequence ATGCACCAGGCCAGTCCTGATCACGCCGCGATCCTGGATGCAGCCGCGGATGTCGTCGTGAACGACGGCATGGAGTCGGTCACCCTCGGCGTCATCGCGCACCGGGCGGGCATCGATGTCGACCAGCTCCTCGAGCGCTTCGGCAGCATCGAGCAGCTGCTCGTCGCGATGCTCAACCGCGAGTACGCGGAGATGTACACGGGCATCGTCGACAACATCGACCGCGATCCGCGCGGCGGGCTGCTCTCGCGCATCTACTTCTACACGCTGACGGGCGTCTACGAGCGGCCGCTCGCGCGCGCGCTCTACGTCACGGACCCGGCGGCCCTCAACCGCATCATGCGGACGGTGCACGGCCTCCAGTACCTGCCGAACACCGGCATCCGCTCCGACTTCGTCGAGCGGATGATCGAGGCGGGGATGGCGAGGAACGTGGACGCGCGCACCGTCTCGGCCATGATGACGACGGTCTCGGCGGGCCTCGCCATCACCTCGCCGACCGAGGACTTCGATCTCGTCGCGAAGGGCATCGAGTACGTGCTGAGCCAGCTCGTCGACGCCGAGGTCGAGGACACGCAGCCCGGCAAGATCGTGTTCTTCGAGTACGCGACCGCGCTCGCCTCGAACCGGATCTGA
- a CDS encoding S1C family serine protease, translating into MSTAPENPDRRDEEHDPVDEPSTGADAVAAPAAHEPPAPVGPTAPAEDATPADVPAGTLHEAPAVPAPAATPAAPVAASAPAAPAAPFTPPQHPTRPTAPLPAGSAFRAPEAPHPGAGQQAPGQQAPGQYAPGQQPGAPTTAKRSIAIPVIAALAVGALIGGASGAGIAAAVVSANSSTGTAAEASPQSITVNDPENANQVTAVAAKAAPSVVTIAASGSGSAGTGSGVILSDDGYVLTNTHVVTLDGATGDAAVEVTTYDGRIYEAEIVGTDPTTDLAVIKLVDASGLTPIEWGDSTRLNVGDSAIAIGAPLGLANTVTDGIVSALNRSIQIASSAAPDSSETEEGEAPNDNGQGGDSPFDFWNFDDNGQQGGQQPTSTISIPVVQTDAAINPGNSGGALVDDEGKLIGINVAIASTGSSQSGSQSGSIGVGFAVPSSVAKRISEELIADGSATHGLLGASVRDATVDDGGSVGAVIAEAPIAGGAADTAGLRSGDIVTAIDGIPITGATDLTAQVRALAAGAEATITYVRGERSAEVDVTLGELEG; encoded by the coding sequence ATGAGCACCGCACCTGAGAACCCCGATCGCCGCGACGAGGAGCACGACCCCGTCGACGAGCCGAGCACCGGTGCGGACGCGGTCGCCGCTCCCGCGGCACACGAGCCGCCCGCCCCGGTCGGGCCGACCGCGCCCGCCGAGGACGCGACCCCGGCGGATGTCCCCGCGGGCACCCTCCACGAGGCGCCCGCCGTCCCCGCGCCCGCCGCGACGCCGGCCGCGCCGGTCGCGGCGTCGGCGCCCGCCGCACCCGCCGCGCCGTTCACGCCGCCGCAGCACCCGACCCGGCCGACGGCGCCGCTCCCGGCCGGCAGCGCGTTCCGCGCCCCGGAGGCCCCGCACCCGGGCGCCGGCCAGCAGGCGCCCGGCCAGCAGGCGCCCGGCCAGTACGCGCCCGGCCAGCAGCCCGGCGCACCGACCACGGCGAAGCGGTCCATCGCCATCCCCGTCATCGCCGCCCTCGCGGTCGGCGCGCTCATCGGCGGCGCCTCGGGCGCCGGCATCGCGGCCGCGGTCGTCAGCGCGAACAGCTCGACCGGCACCGCGGCCGAGGCGAGCCCGCAGTCGATCACCGTCAACGACCCCGAGAACGCGAACCAGGTGACCGCCGTCGCCGCGAAGGCCGCGCCCTCGGTGGTGACGATCGCCGCGAGCGGCTCCGGCAGCGCCGGCACCGGCTCCGGCGTCATCCTGAGCGACGACGGCTACGTGCTGACGAACACCCACGTCGTCACGCTCGACGGCGCGACGGGCGACGCCGCGGTCGAGGTCACGACCTACGACGGCCGGATCTACGAGGCCGAGATCGTCGGCACCGACCCGACGACCGACCTCGCCGTGATCAAGCTCGTCGACGCGAGCGGCCTCACCCCGATCGAGTGGGGCGACTCGACCCGGCTCAACGTCGGCGACAGCGCGATCGCGATCGGCGCGCCGCTGGGGCTCGCGAACACGGTCACGGACGGCATCGTGAGCGCGCTCAACCGCAGCATCCAGATCGCGTCCTCGGCCGCGCCCGACAGCTCGGAGACGGAGGAGGGCGAGGCGCCGAACGACAACGGCCAGGGCGGCGACAGCCCCTTCGACTTCTGGAACTTCGACGACAACGGGCAGCAGGGCGGCCAGCAGCCCACCTCGACGATCTCCATCCCGGTCGTGCAGACGGATGCCGCGATCAACCCCGGCAACTCGGGCGGCGCGCTCGTCGACGACGAGGGCAAGCTCATCGGCATCAACGTCGCGATCGCGAGCACCGGCTCCTCGCAGAGCGGCAGCCAGTCGGGCAGCATCGGCGTGGGCTTCGCGGTCCCGTCGAGCGTCGCGAAGCGGATCTCCGAGGAGCTCATCGCGGACGGCTCCGCCACGCACGGCCTGCTCGGCGCGAGCGTGCGGGATGCGACGGTCGACGACGGCGGGAGCGTCGGCGCCGTGATCGCCGAGGCCCCGATCGCGGGCGGCGCGGCCGACACGGCCGGTCTGCGCAGCGGCGACATCGTCACCGCGATCGACGGCATCCCGATCACGGGCGCGACCGACCTCACCGCCCAGGTCCGCGCGCTCGCGGCGGGTGCCGAGGCGACCATCACCTACGTGCGGGGCGAGCGCTCCGCCGAGGTGGATGTCACGCTCGGCGAGCTCGAGGGCTAG
- a CDS encoding glycosyltransferase family 2 protein — protein MATSPSLPGVSYVMPVLNEAPYIEAAVQSILDQQYPGPSEIILALGPSTDGTTGIVESMTQRDPRIRIVHNEGTDIPIGLNLAIAASRFPVIVRVDAHTQLMEGYTARGVATLERTGAASLGGVMEAVGRPGVQAAVARAYNSRFGLGGGAYHGTDAPEGPAESAYMGIMRADVLRELGGYDETLRRGEDWELNFRLRRAGHLVWFDPGLRVSYWPRSTYQRLARQFTATGIWRGELVRRLGGGNSARYFAPPLLLIATIASLVLLPLHLAGLLHGWVGIVLGAAYLGPGAYLLLLIGVGLVSGGGPAQRLRYMAVLAIMHYAWAAGFLLGVVRGAGDAVDTSRTES, from the coding sequence ATGGCGACCAGCCCGAGCCTCCCCGGCGTCAGCTACGTCATGCCCGTGCTCAACGAGGCCCCCTACATCGAGGCGGCCGTGCAGAGCATCCTCGATCAGCAGTATCCGGGCCCGAGCGAGATCATCCTCGCGCTCGGCCCCTCGACCGACGGCACCACGGGCATCGTCGAGTCGATGACGCAGCGCGACCCGCGCATCCGGATCGTCCACAACGAGGGCACCGACATCCCGATCGGCCTCAACCTCGCGATCGCCGCGAGCCGCTTCCCCGTCATCGTGCGGGTCGACGCGCACACGCAGCTCATGGAGGGCTACACCGCGCGCGGCGTCGCGACGCTCGAGCGGACGGGCGCGGCGAGCCTCGGCGGCGTCATGGAGGCGGTCGGCCGTCCCGGCGTGCAGGCCGCGGTCGCGCGGGCCTACAACAGCCGCTTCGGCCTCGGCGGCGGCGCCTATCACGGCACCGACGCGCCGGAGGGGCCCGCGGAGTCCGCGTACATGGGGATCATGCGCGCGGATGTGCTCCGCGAGCTCGGCGGCTACGACGAGACCCTGCGCCGCGGCGAGGACTGGGAGCTCAACTTCCGGCTCCGCCGCGCCGGCCACCTCGTGTGGTTCGACCCCGGGCTCCGCGTCTCCTACTGGCCGCGGAGCACCTATCAGCGGCTCGCCCGGCAGTTCACGGCGACCGGCATCTGGCGCGGCGAGCTCGTCCGGCGCCTCGGCGGCGGCAACTCGGCCCGGTACTTCGCGCCGCCGCTGCTCCTCATCGCGACGATCGCCTCGCTCGTGCTCCTGCCCCTGCATCTCGCAGGGCTCCTGCACGGCTGGGTCGGCATCGTCCTCGGCGCCGCCTACCTCGGCCCGGGCGCCTACCTGCTCCTCCTGATCGGCGTCGGCCTCGTGAGCGGCGGCGGTCCCGCACAGCGGCTGCGCTACATGGCGGTGCTCGCGATCATGCACTACGCGTGGGCGGCCGGCTTCCTCCTGGGCGTCGTCCGCGGCGCGGGGGATGCGGTCGACACGAGCCGCACCGAGTCCTGA